The Devosia sp. SD17-2 genome includes a region encoding these proteins:
- the kduI gene encoding 5-dehydro-4-deoxy-D-glucuronate isomerase — protein MSTEYDIRFAIDPAGAAGMGTAELRENFLIDDLFADGAVRWTYSHYDRMAVGGAVPGGGELVLETIKPTGTKAFLDRREMIAVNIGEAGRIIVDGTTHDVGPRDMLYVGMGAQDVRFAGAGAKFYLLSAPAHASYPAKLLRQSGAKRLDMGARETANERSIYQYVNADSVQTCQLVVGLTEFAPGSLWNTMPAHVHDRRMEAYLYFDLQPDAFVVHLMGEPDETRHLIVRNEQAILSPPWSIHCGAGTGSYTFIWAMAGDNVDYTDVEKVAMEDLR, from the coding sequence ATGAGTACCGAATACGACATCCGATTTGCCATTGATCCGGCTGGGGCTGCGGGCATGGGCACGGCCGAGCTGCGCGAGAATTTCCTCATCGACGATCTCTTCGCCGACGGCGCAGTGCGCTGGACCTATTCGCATTATGACCGGATGGCCGTCGGTGGAGCGGTGCCGGGTGGCGGGGAACTCGTGCTCGAAACCATCAAGCCGACGGGGACCAAGGCTTTTCTCGACCGGCGCGAGATGATCGCGGTCAATATCGGGGAAGCGGGGCGCATCATCGTTGACGGGACCACGCACGACGTTGGTCCGCGCGACATGCTCTATGTCGGCATGGGAGCGCAGGATGTCCGTTTTGCCGGCGCCGGTGCGAAGTTCTATCTCCTCAGTGCGCCGGCCCACGCCAGCTATCCGGCAAAACTCCTGCGTCAGTCGGGCGCAAAGCGGCTCGACATGGGCGCACGCGAAACCGCCAATGAGCGCTCGATCTACCAATATGTGAATGCGGACAGCGTCCAGACCTGCCAGCTGGTGGTCGGGCTGACTGAATTCGCACCGGGCTCGCTGTGGAACACCATGCCCGCGCATGTCCATGACCGGCGCATGGAAGCCTATCTCTATTTCGACCTGCAGCCCGACGCTTTCGTGGTGCATCTGATGGGCGAGCCGGACGAAACGCGCCATCTCATCGTGCGCAATGAGCAGGCGATCCTGTCGCCGCCCTGGTCTATCCATTGCGGGGCCGGCACCGGTTCCTACACCTTCATATGGGCAATGGCTGGCGACAATGTCGACTATACCGACGTCGAAAAGGTCGCCATGGAGGATCTGCGGTGA
- the kduD gene encoding 2-dehydro-3-deoxy-D-gluconate 5-dehydrogenase KduD, with the protein MTDLTAFSLAGKTIMVTGANTGIGQGIALSIGRAGGRVVGVGRSSMEVTASLMAGQGADFAEMRADLGSALDAQAMFETAWEEHGPIDGLVNNAGIIKRVDAVDFTEADWDAVMDINLKTMFFLSQSLGKKAISAGRGARIVNIASMLSFQGGIRVASYTASKSGVLGITRLLANEWAAKGINVNAIAPGYIETNNTEALRNDPERSSAILGRIPAGRWGVPSDIGDAAVFLLAPASNYMHGAVIPVDGGWLAR; encoded by the coding sequence GTGACCGACCTCACGGCTTTCAGCCTTGCCGGCAAGACCATCATGGTCACCGGCGCCAACACCGGCATCGGGCAGGGCATCGCGCTCTCGATTGGCCGGGCAGGGGGCAGGGTTGTCGGCGTGGGGCGGTCGAGCATGGAAGTGACCGCCTCGCTAATGGCCGGGCAAGGTGCCGATTTTGCCGAAATGCGGGCAGATCTCGGCTCGGCGTTGGATGCCCAGGCGATGTTCGAAACGGCCTGGGAAGAGCATGGCCCCATCGATGGTCTCGTCAACAACGCCGGGATCATCAAGCGTGTCGATGCGGTCGATTTCACCGAGGCGGATTGGGACGCGGTGATGGATATCAACCTCAAGACGATGTTCTTTCTCAGCCAGTCGCTCGGCAAGAAGGCCATCTCGGCGGGACGCGGTGCGCGGATCGTCAACATCGCCTCGATGCTCAGTTTTCAGGGTGGCATCCGCGTGGCGAGCTATACGGCGTCAAAGAGCGGTGTGCTGGGGATCACGCGGCTGCTCGCCAATGAATGGGCGGCCAAGGGCATCAATGTGAACGCCATCGCCCCGGGATATATCGAAACCAATAATACCGAGGCCCTGCGCAATGATCCCGAGCGGTCTTCGGCCATTCTCGGTCGCATTCCGGCTGGTCGCTGGGGCGTTCCATCCGATATCGGCGATGCGGCGGTTTTCCTTCTCGCCCCCGCATCCAATTACATGCATGGCGCTGTCATCCCCGTGGATGGCGGCTGGCTCGCGAGGTAG